CGGCCCACTGCGCCGGTCCGAGCCCGGCGCCCGCGTACGCCGTCGGCAGCCCGAGCGCCCGGACCGCGAGCCCCGGCAACACCCCGGCCCACCAGGAGGTGAGCACGCATCCGGCCACCCCGCACGCCCCGCCCAGCACCCCCACCACCCCGGGCACCACCCGCGCCGGCCGCTCGACGATCTCGGGGTCGACCTCGACCGCGGGGCGCGGCTTCATCGAGGCGGGCCCCTGCCTGATGCGTGGCTGCTCGCCGGTGCCGCGCCGCCGGCCCACGACGGCGGGGGTGACCGGGACGGAGACCGGGGCGGGGTCGTCCCGGAACAGCAGATGGACGGGGATCTCGGTGGTCGTCTCGTTCTGGATGAGCCGAGCGGGCCGCGCGGCCCCCTCGGGCTCCGGGGTGTGTGAGGTGGTCGTACTCATACGTGCCTCCGTGCCTCCGCGCAGGAAGAGCCGTGGTGAGAGTCGGTGAGGGCGTGAGGGGGTGAGCGAGCGGTCAGGAGCCGGTGGTGAAGGAGCGAGCGGTGAAGACGTCAGGCGAACAGGCGGCGCCAGGTCTCAGGGCCCGGGTAGCCGTCCGCCGCGCCGCCGCGCCACCCCTGGGCCCGCTGGAACGCCTCCACGTTCCGCCGGTCCGACTCGCCCCAACGCGGCCCCGGACCCGAGGTGTAGTACTTGCCGAAGCCCTTCTCGATCAGCCGCTTCCCCAGCCGGGTGACGAACGCGTTCTCCGCGCCCGGCCGGAACATGCCGCGCCCCGGATAGCCGAGGACACCGTGCGAGGCGGGTGTCACGGCGGCCGGGGACTTCGGGGCCGCGGGGCCGCCCGGCCTGACGGGCGCCGGCCTTCCCGTCGGGCGGTGCACGACCGGAGGTCTGTGCGACTCCGCCGACGCGCCCCTGGGGCCGTGGCTCACGTTCGGTGCCGGCGGGATGTCCCTGCCCCTCCCGGTGACCAGGTACGACCAGGTCAGCGGGCCCGGAATCCCGTCGGCGTGACGGCCTGACCAGCCCTGCGCCCGCTGGAACGCCCGGGTGGCCCTGCGGTCGGCGTCCGACCAGATCGGCCCCGGGCCACCCGGGTAGAAACGGGCCCCGCCGCGCGTCACCAGCATCTGCCCCAGCCGGACGATGTGCTGGTTCCGCGCCCCGGGCCCGAAGGCCGCGGCACCGGGGAAGCGGTCGCCACGCGACGGCCCGGCGGGCCCTTTCGCGCCGGCCCCGTCCGCCGGGGCGACCGGCGCGGCGGCGCCTTCGAAACCGCCGGAGCTGTCACCGGTAGCGCCCTCGACGAAGCCCTCGGAGCCCTTGGTGAAGCCTCCGGAACCGTTGGTGAAGCCGTCGGAGCCACCGGTCGAGCCGTCGGTGAGGCCGCCGGAACCGTTGGCGGCGTCGTCGGAACCCTCGGAGGTGTCCGTCCCGTCGCCGGGAGAGCCCGTGCCGTCCGGGATCAGCCCCTTGTAGCGGTACGGCACATAGCGGTTCGCGTTGTTCCAGTACGCGTACGGGG
This genomic stretch from Streptomyces deccanensis harbors:
- a CDS encoding peptidoglycan-binding protein, with translation METPVFEEIDPGADCECPGCVHWRRVMPYSTRYAHLSHPAARTARNALVVVSAAGAALGVAPAVPAVAAAHGPSSPGAVPADEGPRTPQGKKAPLHGPGGRPAGGGKPSKGVRTPPTTRAEIIGRAKKWIADEVPYSMREYWSDGYRQDCSGFVSMAWNLPGNEWTGSLDKFAQRISKDRLEPGDMLLFHNPKNPRQGSHVVLFGGWTDHTRTRYIAYESARPYARRQATPYAYWNNANRYVPYRYKGLIPDGTGSPGDGTDTSEGSDDAANGSGGLTDGSTGGSDGFTNGSGGFTKGSEGFVEGATGDSSGGFEGAAAPVAPADGAGAKGPAGPSRGDRFPGAAAFGPGARNQHIVRLGQMLVTRGGARFYPGGPGPIWSDADRRATRAFQRAQGWSGRHADGIPGPLTWSYLVTGRGRDIPPAPNVSHGPRGASAESHRPPVVHRPTGRPAPVRPGGPAAPKSPAAVTPASHGVLGYPGRGMFRPGAENAFVTRLGKRLIEKGFGKYYTSGPGPRWGESDRRNVEAFQRAQGWRGGAADGYPGPETWRRLFA